Proteins found in one Streptomyces sp. CB09001 genomic segment:
- a CDS encoding ABC transporter ATP-binding protein, with product MIGVAPPSYDPAAPTTASTLPVGARPTVRAYVGELLRRHRRAFLFLVTVNTVAVIASMAGPYLLGGLVERVSDDARELRLGLTATLFVLALVVQAVFVREVRLRGAMLGERMLADLREDFLVRSVGLPPGVLERAGTGDLLSRITTDIDRLANAMREAVPQLAIGAVWVVLLLGGLVVTAPPLAPVVLIAVPLLVIGCRWYFRRAPAAYRSEAAGYAAVAAALAETVDAGRTVESHRLDARRIELSERRIREWTAWERYTLWLRSVLFPVINVTHVTVLASVLLIGGVFVLQGWIGVGQLTTAALIAQMLVDPVGIILRWYDELQVAQVSLARLVGVRDIEPAAGDATLAPDGRHVHADRVHFGYLEGVDVLRKVSLEVAPGTRLALVGPSGAGKSTLGRLLAGIYGPREGRITLGGAELSRMSAERVRSHVALVNQEHHVFVGSLRDNLRLARTGAADAELWAALGAVDADDWSRGLDEGLDTEVGSGGFALTPAQAQQIALARLVLADPHTLVLDEATSLLDPRAARHLERSLARVLDGRTVIAIAHRLHTAHDADVIAVVENGRISELGSHDELVTADGAYAALWRSWHG from the coding sequence ATGATCGGCGTCGCGCCACCGTCCTACGACCCGGCGGCTCCCACGACGGCCAGCACCCTGCCCGTCGGCGCGCGCCCCACCGTGCGCGCGTACGTGGGGGAACTGCTGCGCCGGCACCGCCGCGCCTTCCTCTTCCTCGTCACCGTCAACACCGTCGCCGTGATCGCCTCGATGGCGGGCCCCTACCTGCTGGGCGGGCTCGTGGAGCGGGTCTCGGACGACGCGCGCGAGCTGCGGCTCGGCCTCACGGCCACGCTCTTCGTGCTCGCCCTCGTCGTGCAGGCCGTGTTCGTGCGCGAGGTACGGCTTCGGGGGGCCATGCTCGGCGAGCGGATGCTGGCCGATCTGCGCGAGGACTTCCTCGTACGATCGGTGGGACTGCCGCCCGGCGTACTGGAACGGGCAGGCACGGGCGACCTGCTCTCCCGGATCACCACGGACATCGACCGGCTCGCCAACGCGATGCGCGAGGCCGTGCCCCAGCTCGCGATCGGCGCCGTGTGGGTGGTGCTGCTGCTCGGTGGCCTGGTGGTGACGGCGCCGCCACTGGCGCCCGTGGTACTGATCGCGGTGCCGCTGCTGGTGATCGGCTGCCGCTGGTACTTCCGCAGGGCGCCCGCCGCCTACCGCTCGGAGGCCGCCGGGTACGCCGCGGTGGCCGCCGCGCTCGCCGAGACGGTGGACGCCGGGCGCACCGTGGAGTCCCACCGCCTGGACGCCCGTCGCATCGAGCTGTCCGAGCGCCGGATCAGGGAATGGACGGCCTGGGAGCGCTACACCCTCTGGCTGCGGTCGGTGCTCTTCCCCGTCATCAACGTCACCCACGTGACCGTACTCGCCTCCGTCCTGCTCATCGGTGGTGTCTTCGTCCTCCAGGGCTGGATCGGGGTCGGTCAGCTGACCACGGCCGCCCTGATCGCGCAGATGCTCGTCGACCCGGTCGGCATCATCCTGCGCTGGTACGACGAGCTGCAGGTGGCCCAGGTGTCCCTGGCCCGCCTGGTGGGCGTGCGGGACATCGAGCCGGCCGCCGGTGACGCCACGCTGGCCCCCGACGGCCGGCACGTGCACGCCGACCGCGTGCACTTCGGCTACCTCGAGGGGGTGGACGTCCTGCGCAAGGTGTCGTTGGAGGTCGCCCCGGGCACCAGGCTCGCCCTGGTCGGCCCCTCGGGCGCCGGCAAGTCCACCCTGGGCAGGCTGCTCGCGGGCATCTACGGTCCCAGGGAGGGCCGGATCACCCTGGGTGGGGCGGAACTCTCCCGGATGTCCGCGGAACGGGTCCGCTCGCACGTCGCCCTGGTGAACCAGGAGCACCACGTCTTCGTGGGCTCCCTGCGCGACAACCTCCGGCTCGCCAGGACCGGCGCCGCCGACGCCGAGCTGTGGGCGGCGCTGGGCGCGGTCGACGCGGACGACTGGTCCCGTGGGCTGGACGAGGGACTGGACACCGAGGTCGGCTCGGGCGGCTTCGCACTGACCCCGGCGCAGGCCCAGCAGATCGCGCTGGCCCGCCTGGTGCTGGCCGACCCGCACACCCTGGTGCTGGACGAGGCGACGTCCCTGCTCGACCCGCGGGCCGCACGCCATCTCGAACGGTCCCTGGCCCGGGTCCTGGACGGTCGCACGGTGATCGCGATCGCCCATCGCCTGCACACCGCCCACGACGCGGACGTCATCGCCGTGGTCGAGAACGGCCGGATCAGTGAGCTGGGCAGCCACGACGAACTCGTCACTGCGGACGGTGCCTACGCGGCACTGTGGCGGTCCTGGCACGGGTAG
- a CDS encoding MarR family transcriptional regulator: MTAPDPDGLLAEQLLRLTRRVHRIQKRHLEHRDLGITPAQSRLLRTLAHWGSPPRMADVAERLEVVPRAVTTLVDGLEAAGKVRRVPDPANRRVIRIELTDDGRAALRELRGARRSAAEEILAPLTDEQRTVLGGLLDTLIDGPDTGEDRRTA; the protein is encoded by the coding sequence ATGACCGCCCCCGATCCCGACGGCCTGCTCGCCGAACAGCTGCTGCGCCTCACCCGCCGGGTGCACCGCATCCAGAAGCGCCATCTCGAGCACCGCGACCTCGGCATCACCCCGGCCCAGTCCAGGCTCCTGCGCACGCTGGCGCACTGGGGCTCGCCTCCCCGGATGGCCGACGTCGCCGAGCGGCTGGAAGTCGTGCCCCGGGCGGTGACGACCCTGGTCGACGGGCTGGAGGCGGCTGGAAAGGTGCGCCGCGTCCCGGACCCCGCCAACCGCCGGGTGATCCGGATCGAGCTGACCGACGACGGTCGCGCGGCCCTGCGGGAACTGCGCGGTGCGCGCCGGTCGGCCGCCGAGGAGATCCTCGCGCCGCTGACGGACGAGCAGCGCACCGTGCTGGGCGGACTGCTGGACACCCTGATCGACGGGCCCGACACCGGCGAGGACCGCCGCACGGCGTGA
- a CDS encoding ABC transporter ATP-binding protein, producing MQIQDLPYPDPGVPDARSGPRFLWWLFRNQLGGQLKSLAWGLLHFASVSALPFCVGLAIQAVVDRSGSRLALAGGVMVLCCVGNALGDTFLHRAAVTNWITAAARVQQLLARRTALLGSALTRRVAAGEVVAVSTGDVEKIGWFVEAVSRFTAAALTIVLVCVALVVYQPALGIVVIVGLPVLALAVLPLLPRATRRADVQRDKAGRATELASDTVAGLRVLRGIGGEELFLDRYRDASQQVRHAAVRSARMWSLISAIQVLLPGLLLIAVVWHGVHLARQGRIDVGELVTVYSSVMILTYPLRHFEEIAMAYSFSRPSAKRAARVLSLERTTDTAGSRAAEIPTGDLYDPDTGLLAPAGRFTAVVCGDPDAAGRLAERLGGHPSEAGTSALLGGVPLDELPLKSARTAVLVQDKDPVLLSGTLRELLDVPASGAVDSEDALAAAQCGDVLTALAQGSLGADDPMDARITERGRSLSGGQRQRLALARSLITDPEALVLDEPTSAVDSHTEARIAEGVRALRAGRTTVVLTSSPLLLDRADRIVFLHEGAVAAVGAHRELLHTEPRYRAVVTRETDEETAAHPDAVPAGGKPAKPPADDGRAEDRDGSLSDDDVLHRLEEIEETA from the coding sequence ATGCAGATCCAAGACCTTCCGTATCCCGACCCGGGTGTGCCGGACGCACGCTCGGGCCCCCGATTCCTGTGGTGGCTGTTCCGCAACCAGCTCGGTGGGCAACTCAAGTCACTGGCCTGGGGCCTGCTGCACTTCGCCTCCGTCTCCGCCCTGCCCTTCTGCGTCGGTCTCGCCATCCAGGCGGTCGTCGACCGCTCCGGCAGCCGGCTCGCCCTCGCGGGCGGCGTCATGGTCCTGTGCTGTGTCGGCAACGCGCTCGGCGACACCTTCCTGCACCGCGCCGCCGTCACCAACTGGATCACCGCCGCGGCCCGCGTCCAGCAACTGCTGGCGCGCAGGACGGCGCTGCTGGGCTCGGCGCTGACCCGGCGCGTCGCGGCCGGTGAGGTCGTGGCCGTGTCCACCGGCGACGTCGAGAAGATCGGCTGGTTCGTGGAGGCCGTCTCCCGCTTCACCGCGGCCGCGCTCACCATCGTGCTGGTCTGTGTCGCGCTGGTCGTCTACCAGCCGGCGCTCGGCATCGTCGTGATCGTGGGTCTACCGGTGCTGGCCCTCGCGGTGCTGCCCCTGCTGCCCCGCGCCACCCGGCGCGCCGACGTCCAGCGCGACAAGGCCGGCCGCGCCACCGAACTCGCCTCGGACACCGTCGCCGGACTGCGCGTACTGCGCGGCATCGGCGGCGAGGAACTCTTCCTCGACCGCTACCGCGACGCCTCCCAGCAGGTGCGCCACGCTGCCGTGCGCAGCGCCCGCATGTGGTCCTTGATCTCCGCCATCCAGGTGCTGCTGCCCGGACTGCTGCTGATCGCCGTGGTCTGGCACGGCGTCCACCTGGCCCGCCAGGGCCGCATCGACGTCGGCGAACTCGTCACCGTCTACAGCTCCGTCATGATCCTCACCTACCCGCTGCGGCACTTCGAGGAGATCGCCATGGCGTACTCCTTCTCCCGGCCCTCGGCCAAACGGGCGGCACGGGTGCTGTCCCTGGAACGCACCACGGACACCGCGGGTTCGCGCGCGGCCGAGATCCCCACCGGCGACCTGTACGACCCCGACACCGGTCTGCTGGCTCCGGCGGGCCGGTTCACCGCGGTGGTGTGCGGCGACCCGGACGCGGCCGGGCGGCTGGCGGAGCGCCTCGGCGGGCATCCCTCGGAGGCGGGCACGTCGGCCCTGCTGGGCGGGGTGCCGCTGGACGAGCTTCCCCTGAAGTCCGCGCGCACCGCCGTCCTGGTGCAGGACAAGGACCCCGTCCTGCTCTCCGGAACGCTCCGGGAGCTGCTCGACGTGCCCGCGTCCGGCGCCGTCGACTCCGAGGACGCGCTGGCCGCCGCCCAGTGCGGTGACGTACTGACGGCGCTCGCGCAGGGCTCACTCGGCGCCGACGACCCGATGGACGCCCGCATCACCGAACGCGGCCGGTCGTTGTCGGGCGGCCAGCGCCAGCGACTGGCACTGGCCCGGTCCCTGATCACGGATCCGGAGGCGCTGGTCCTGGACGAACCGACCTCGGCCGTCGACTCGCACACCGAGGCGCGGATCGCGGAAGGCGTACGGGCGCTGCGCGCGGGGCGCACCACGGTGGTCCTCACCTCCTCGCCGCTGCTGCTGGACCGTGCGGACCGGATCGTGTTCCTGCACGAGGGCGCGGTCGCGGCGGTCGGCGCCCACCGGGAGCTGCTGCACACCGAGCCCCGGTACCGGGCGGTGGTGACCCGCGAGACCGACGAGGAGACCGCGGCGCACCCGGACGCCGTACCGGCCGGCGGGAAACCGGCGAAGCCCCCGGCCGACGACGGCCGCGCCGAGGACCGGGACGGCTCCCTGAGCGACGACGACGTACTGCACCGACTGGAAGAGATCGAGGAGACGGCATGA
- a CDS encoding DUF5709 domain-containing protein yields MNSVDGWGDDVYQPDGSEQREDTGLLDGEDTLEEDGVDDPLDRGWSPPERPWGVEHTGVTAAERRRGETLDQRLAEERPDELAPDGDGLGDSDGTDGELLDNEVGADRSGRLVAPDEGAHEDEEPTLVALDVGIDGAAASAEEAAMHVVDEDSLPG; encoded by the coding sequence GTGAACAGCGTCGACGGATGGGGAGATGACGTCTACCAGCCCGACGGATCCGAGCAGAGGGAGGACACCGGCCTGCTCGACGGTGAGGACACCCTCGAGGAGGACGGTGTCGATGATCCCCTCGACCGGGGCTGGTCCCCGCCCGAGCGCCCCTGGGGGGTGGAACACACCGGCGTGACGGCCGCCGAACGCCGCCGCGGCGAAACACTGGACCAGCGGCTGGCCGAGGAGCGGCCGGACGAGCTCGCGCCCGACGGTGACGGGCTGGGCGATTCCGACGGCACCGACGGGGAACTGCTGGACAACGAGGTCGGCGCGGACCGCTCTGGCCGGCTCGTGGCACCCGACGAAGGGGCGCACGAGGACGAGGAGCCGACGCTGGTCGCCCTGGACGTGGGCATCGACGGCGCGGCCGCCTCCGCCGAAGAGGCCGCGATGCACGTGGTCGACGAGGATTCCCTGCCCGGCTGA
- a CDS encoding type B 50S ribosomal protein L31 yields MQQDKHPEYRPVVFRDRSAGYAFLTRSTATSDQTIAWDDGETYPVVDVEISSESHPFYTGKARTVDSEGRVARFERRYGTGEGRDAGETG; encoded by the coding sequence ATGCAGCAGGACAAGCATCCCGAATACCGGCCCGTCGTCTTCCGGGACCGCAGTGCCGGGTACGCCTTCCTGACCCGGTCCACCGCGACCAGCGACCAGACCATCGCGTGGGACGACGGCGAGACGTACCCGGTGGTGGACGTGGAGATCTCCTCGGAGAGCCACCCCTTCTACACCGGCAAGGCGCGAACGGTGGACTCGGAGGGGCGCGTCGCCCGCTTCGAGCGGCGCTACGGCACGGGCGAGGGGCGGGACGCCGGGGAAACCGGCTGA
- a CDS encoding L,D-transpeptidase family protein: MARGGGRRTAVAMAALGTLLAVTALSACGGPSGDGGDSRAGRTPGGAGRSSAAADPTRIPGVGDRFQDRIPGDARQVVAVYGDGRDSADSTVVLYTKQGSAWHRARSWAAHNGTKGWTTDHHENDKRSPVGVFTLSDAGGVLPDPDPALGTGLPYSRSESFAAPRWWAKPYWHDFDYVIAIDYNRVRGTSPNDPTRPEGTSKGGSIWLHMDHGSGTSACVSLPKPAMEYLLRTLDPDRHPVVVMGDREHLKA, encoded by the coding sequence ATGGCACGTGGTGGTGGACGGCGTACGGCGGTCGCGATGGCGGCCCTTGGAACCCTGCTGGCGGTGACGGCGCTGTCCGCCTGTGGCGGCCCGTCGGGGGACGGCGGGGACTCCCGGGCGGGCAGAACCCCCGGTGGGGCGGGCCGGAGCAGCGCCGCGGCCGACCCGACGAGGATCCCCGGCGTCGGCGACCGGTTCCAGGACCGCATCCCCGGCGATGCGCGCCAGGTCGTCGCGGTGTACGGGGACGGCAGGGATTCCGCCGACTCCACGGTCGTGCTCTACACCAAACAGGGCTCCGCCTGGCACCGCGCCCGGAGTTGGGCGGCGCACAACGGCACGAAGGGGTGGACGACCGACCACCACGAGAACGACAAGCGCAGCCCCGTCGGCGTGTTCACCCTCAGCGACGCGGGCGGCGTGCTCCCGGACCCGGATCCGGCCCTCGGCACGGGGCTGCCGTACAGCAGGTCGGAGAGCTTCGCGGCACCGCGGTGGTGGGCGAAGCCCTACTGGCACGACTTCGACTACGTCATCGCCATCGACTACAACCGCGTCCGGGGTACCTCGCCAAACGACCCGACCCGCCCCGAAGGCACGTCCAAGGGCGGTTCGATCTGGCTGCACATGGACCACGGCAGCGGTACGTCGGCCTGCGTCAGCCTGCCCAAGCCGGCGATGGAGTACCTGCTGCGCACACTGGACCCGGACCGCCACCCCGTGGTGGTGATGGGGGACAGGGAGCACCTGAAGGCCTGA